The nucleotide sequence AGAACATCCGTTTTTAAGTATATGTCTGAATAATCACCTAATGTTTTACAATTGAATGAATTCCAAACGTTGATTGCATGTGAATAGTTATCGTCAGATATGCTCTCCTTTGTGAGtaatgaaaagaaatgttgtttttcaggcaaacaagtttctttaaatttatcgaaATGATCAATATAATCATAAGGATAAATACCTTTGCGTGTAATTAACTTGAATAGATCGGGATTAGggaaatgaaatttgctatGAATTAATTGCTCCGGTTTGAGATTGGATACAAGCTCATTTAATGAGGCTGCCATAAATCTATAACTATctagaaatataaatttaatttgattgattttaacCGATAAAGAAATATATGTCTCATTGATCGGAATGATGCTGACATCATACTTTTCAACAAGATCTAAAACGAAGAGATGCATATCGTAACCactaaaattatgaaaaaaaatcggtatacTATAAACCAGTTTAATTTGTAAATTGCAGTTCATACAAAGAGGAGAAATGAAATTTCCTGTGAAATGAGCATGATGTCGAACTTTAGGATTTGCAACGGAAAATTCGCAATGGCATACAGGACAGTTATATGTGGAATGATATATAGATATTTCAGTTCGAGTCAGTTTCTTTATGATATTTGTAGTACtagcttttaaaattaaatgatgttCTCGGCTAAGTTGCTCTAATTGATCTATAAAACATGTTTGAGGATTTTTTGCTCGATacaatttaaagttattgtAGCTATTATTATACGAACAAACGATGTTAAATACTACACTGCAAGCTTCATATAATTGATAATTCAACGTATATGATTTTGTATCTGTGTTAGGACAACCATCAATATTACGAATGGCTTTCTGATTAGTGccttaaaattttgaaattgtaaaatacGTTTCTCAGGGAGAGTAATAGTAGTATAGTAATGCCGGTTCTGGAGCGGAAATGGCTCCCACGTCACGTGTGACGTCAGAGATAAGTGTGTGACGTAATGTATGACGTCATGGAGTGCGCCATCTGTTGGAGAGTGTCGGCGGTGTGGGTAATGTAGGTTTCTGTTGTGGTGGGGGTGAAGCCTATCTTTTGGAGAGTGTCGGCGGTGTGGGTAATGTAGGTTTCTGTTGTGGTGGGGGTGAAGGCCATCTGTTGGAGAGTGTCGGCGGTGTGAGTAATGTAGGTTTCTGTTGTGGTGGGGGTGAAGCACCTTCCGGCCCGCGAGTGCATGCAGGCACCTAGCGGTGGGGTGGTGTTGAtgggttaaattaaaacgaattaaGCGAACAGCAAGTGAGCAGACATGTCACACATAGCTTACGGAACAGAAAGTCAAAATATCGTATGCTCGCATTGTGGGCAAGAAGGTAAAACTAggattaaatctaaaataacaacAAGAACTCACACATTCAGTTTAATATTATGTTTGTTtgggtaaataaattatagtataaagagatttttaaatttaataaatatttaaattatagatGCTGGCCTTGTATTTGGATACCATACTTAATGGACACGTGTATGAACATTGATCATTATTGTGTTAATTGTGAAACATATCTAGGAACATATCAGAATTGAGGATGGTGTAGTAGAGCAACATAGTATGAGATTATAggattgaaataaaaataatgtaaatttaatatgtttgaaataaaaagaatattaacgtataaatgtaattttattgctaaaaaaatAGTATATACATTATGTTAACTTAATTTGGTTGGGGAGATTTTTCACAAAACGATATAAGGTGCGCATTGTTGACTTGCCCAACTTCTTTCTCCCCTTCATAGATGATGCACATTGAACTTAGCGACTGGATGTCTTCATCAGTCATCTCCTCAGCCATCCGTTTCGGCAAAAACACCGAAAAACCATCCTCTAATTCGAGAACAACTGATGGCCATTTCAACGTTGTCACACGTTTTGCTTGTTTTATAGGATGAGGAATTTTCAAGCCCAAATCAaccaatttcttcttctgtgGGAATTCACAGAGCCCCAACTTATTTAAATGCGATAGTGACATACTTGGTATAGCAGTTTTGACTTTAACTAGAATACTCATAATTAAAAGCCGTCTTATATACCTAAATTTCACGTCATTTCGAATTAtctagaaataaaaaacaggatGTTTACAGAACTTTCATTGGTTGAGAAGAAAAAATAGGGGGGATTTCCGGGAAGTTGTGGTAGACCATAAAGATAACTATCTCTTTTATGAACAACAGGATGTTGACGCATCAGAAGAAATAGGGTGGGTTTCCGGGAAGTTGCGGTAGACCATAAAGATAATTATGTCTGTTATGAAAAACAGGATGTTTACATGAGAGAAGAAATAGGGGGGGATTTCCGGGAAGTTGCGGTAGACCATGAAGATAATTATGTCTTTTATGAAAAACAGGATGTTTGCATGAAAGAAGAAATAGGGGGGGATTTCCGGGAAGTTGTGGTAGACCATAAAGATGACTATCTCTTTTATGAACAACAGGATGTTGACACGAAAGAAGAAATAGAGGGGGTTTCCGGGAAGTTGCGGTGGACCATAAAGATAATTATATCTTTTATGAAAAACAGGATGGTTACATGAAAGAAGAAATAGGGGGGATTTCCGGGAAGTCATGGTCACAAAAACAGGATGTATGCGAAATCAAAAAtgggaaatttaaatataacatgtataataaatctatttaatatcttataaatacagcaaaaatcacattatttttatgatataaactCCAAACAGCATAATCAAAGTAGCAAAATTCCACATGTtcgatattattattgaaagatAAAGCATTATccataatgattaatttagcgttttcattttcaataaagtgtcctttttcttttaaaaaacttttaaatttattatgaaattcAAATACATCACTATTTCCAGCATAGAACGTATTTCCATTCCGATAGATTTTCCAGTTTATCGATAAATAATCACAATACATAATGAactcaacattttcaaataattcagTGTCCAGgtcttctaaatttaatagtttcaaCTCGATTTCAGAGTTTTCAGCATGTAGAATAATATCGTTTAAAAACACCTTCAATGCGCATCTAAATTCTTCCTGAGACATCATTTTATACATGTTTTCTTTTAGAAGTTAAATATGTAactgattaattaatttcagaattttatgtatttaaacatttcatttgcAAGGGATAACGGATGTGGTGTGGGACGGACATATATAAGTAAGGATGTAtgatagtaattttttaatattagtaaAAATGAGTTCATATAAATTCCAACCAGTGTCTTTACGCGACATAGCATTAAAACGTATAAATTTAAGTGTAAATAACAGAGTGGGAATTTTAAGACTACATTTGTATTTACCCTGGGGGTTAGTATTAGCGCTATGGAACACCTGGGTTGAAGATAATTGGGATGAGATGGTGGGTGCATATGATcacaatataaattatgaaaTGCTATGTATCGAACGGGAAACGTTTAATTATGAAATGAATCATCGGTGTATAAAAGCGCTATCATTCCATTTCAGTAGTTATAGGTAGGTAGGAgcaaattaatgaataaacaACGGAtgctaatttttataaaaatttcaaagtgaTGCAATCTTTGAAGATAATCAGCAGATATGTATGTGGTGGTGctattataaaacaacgcATGGTGGGGTGTGTCATGATTGTATAAGGCGCTATAACATATATGTTAGAGgtttcaaagatttttttgcgGAACGGCTGTTCGTAGTAGCATATGAAGAATGTAAAATCGATCATGAAATAGTTTCAACAGAAGAGTGTGGTGATACTATTCTAGAGTTTGGAAATTGGTGTAACTTTTGTTTAAGACGCCCCAACTTCAGGTTGCTATTAAAAACGGAATGCTCATCACATGTACATAGGATATTCaatgaaatgtaaataaaacatgttaaataaaataagttaaataaaatatattaattaatttcttatatatattcatttaattttatacaatacAATACTGTAATCAAACataacaaattaaagattttataaaatactaAATGTGATGCGCTCATGGAGTCAGCGATAACGATCACATGGTCATCATTACCAACACCAGTGGCGATACCATAACTCCACctgtaaaaaatataaaattaattaaaaagtaaaaaaccaACTACATCATCATTGCCTTCAACAGATAATGGTGGGGATAAAATGTGATTTCGGACCCCCAATGTTAAATCTTATGGGATTTTGGTCCAGAACGCCCATAGCTATACTGCACCGCAGAATTAACAGCGTTTGATTACTTcctctataaaaaaataaaattaattaaaaagtaaaaaactaAGTCATCATCACCTTTAGTGGTTACGTCAACCATATCTAATGGGATAAGCGGCAGCAAAAATTACTCTTCCggctataaataaaatgaaataaaagtataaaagccaactgaatataaaataaaaatatatcaattacCGCTGAATCGTTATCTGTGGTAATGTCTATTTCTATTACCACAGAATTAACAGCGCCTACACCACCACCGGCACCCGTCGTTAGATCGATCAATTCctctgtaaaaataaaattaattaaaaagtaaaaaaccaactaagtcatcattaccttCACCGGTTAAATCGACCATATCTAATGGGATAAGCGGTGGCGGTGGTAAAATTACTCCTCCgactataaataaaagtataaaaaattaatacaaaattaaagtaaaaagaaaaaatacttacagagtataaaaaaatgagatgGCACGACCTCgctctcagaaattattaaaaaatctgtGGGGGTCACATAGCTATAAACTATGCGCCCCCCCTGCACGAGCGAGTCCTCCAAACCGCCATTAGTTGTTACAATCATAATgggctaaaaaattaatattacatattgaaaaattaattctagtaTAGGTATAACTTACATTTGGATGATGTAATTCACAAATCCCCCGGATTAGATCCCAGGGGATTGCCGCATATTCATTTGcgttgttattgttattgttcATATTGCACTAAAAACCTTCTTTAAACTAACTGTAAAAACATAAGACACGCTATTTATACCGAGAGatgatatctaaaaaaattaacgaaaacaGGAAGATTTGGTTTGAAtatgaatcattttaattatctCCGGAAAACTCGGTTTCTATGGTTGTTAATatcaatttgtttataaaataaaattgtccttgtagattttttaaaaaattataatttataaaacttaaaaattaaacaatattatctTTAGATATCCAACTATTATGTGTTGAATCAAAACCTAGCCATTTTACATATAGCATATTCTTTTTACGTTTTAACACTTTCTCAACAAGATATGCATCCGATTGTCTAGATTTTTGAAGTTCAAATTCATAAAACGCGCCTTTAATCGGCTGCCCGTTGATATCTTCCAATATATAGGTTACAGGATttgtaatttgcactttaacaattttaaataattcagtAGTCCAGTTGGGTAAGTAGCCTTTATCGAAAACATGTTTATATTTACTAATTCGAACGACGTcgccaattttaaattttcctttaCCGGCAATCTTAATGTGGTTGTACACCGTTTTAAGTAGTTCGTTT is from Onthophagus taurus isolate NC chromosome 8, IU_Otau_3.0, whole genome shotgun sequence and encodes:
- the LOC139430957 gene encoding uncharacterized protein isoform X1 encodes the protein MNNNNNNANEYAAIPWDLIRGICELHHPNPIMIVTTNGGLEDSLVQGGRIVYSYVTPTDFLIISESEVVPSHFFILFGGVILPPPPLIPLDMVDLTGEEELIDLTTGAGGGVGAVNSVVIEIDITTDNDSAVIDIFLFYIQLAFILLFHFIYSRKSNFCCRLSH
- the LOC139430957 gene encoding uncharacterized protein isoform X2, with translation MNNNNNNANEYAAIPWDLIRGICELHHPNPIMIVTTNGGLEDSLVQGGRIVYSYVTPTDFLIISESEVVPSHFFILFGGVILPPPPLIPLDMVDLTGEEELIDLTTGAGGGVGAVNSVVIEIDITTDNDSAPEE